The segment CAGGTCAACGTACCAAAGACCCGCAGAACCTACTGCAAGAAGTGCAAGAAGCACCAGCCTCACAAAGTTACCCAGTACAAGAAGGGAAAGGACTCCCTCTATGCACAGGGTAAGTCTGAAAGGGTCCCAACTCCCACATTTTTCTAAGAACTACATTTTCCATCAGAGGCATTGATTCATGTATTTATTATAGGTAAGAGGAGATACGACAGAAAGCAGTCTGGTTATGGTGGACAGACCAAGCCTATTTTCCGCAAAAAGGTGAGCCTGCCTTGCTTTTACATTTTATCCATTTAGTTCTTGTCTTTCCTATTTCACAAGCTGTACCAGTGAACCTTGTTTTTAAAGGCAAATCTTTTTGTCCTAGGCCAAGACCACAAAGAAGATTGTGCTGAGGCTGGAGTGTGTGGAGCCTAACTGCAGATCCAAGAGAATGCTGGCCATCAAAAGATGCAAACACTTTGAGTTGGGAGGTGACAAGAAGAGAAAGGTAAGGCTTTTAGGCTATCAACCGATCTTCACCCTAAGTTGTATTTGCTGCTTATACACAAGTGTTTCCAAGACAGTTGCATGTTTTACGCCTAAAGTGACAAATTGGAATCAAGGCTAATGTCACTTGATTGTAAAATGAACTTCCACCTCTTGCATGGCGATGTTTGGTTTAGACATCTCATTAACAAGGCTCATGTACAGTAGTGGGATGTTTAGAAATGGTTCACCTGCTTTATGAATTCTGTATTCTAAAACGCTTTTAAATTTGTTTTCCAGGGCCAGGTCATCCAGTTTTAAACACTGGCTCAATCTTCTGAATGGAGTTGTCACAGTTTTCAATAAATTTGTGGAAATGTTCATTGTTGTCCTTCATTAACAtttcacaataaataaataaaaattgaagaaaccctGGGAGGAGCTATTCAGCAAGGGatcccctccagagacagttggtgagaggtgcagaacacaggccaaACAGTCATACATCAGGAAAGTGTTGATGCCAAAATCAGGTGATCAACTTGGGTCAGAGTtgataaatgtcagtttaagcagaGGTAGCAACAGGGCTGGGTGCACGTGAtaggtgcagcatcacaggcacagGGATGAGGAAAGAGACCAGGAACTTGCTGTTTGTCGGGGAGACTGATGTCCACTTGGTGACCAGGTCAGATGTTGGCAGACTGATGGCCAGGCAGacgctgacagctcaaaccccccacaccacaggggaggggggatggagaagagCAGCAATTGGAGAATGCATGAAGCAAACGGTTACAGTAATGTTAATGTGGTCCCCactggtcaagtgtggactagtaCAGTAATTTTGCAGTCCAGAAAGGGTATTTGATGTAGCCCTATACTTAACTAGCAACAGTAACAGGTTTACCTTGTTCGTAAATTTAAGTTATATCTAGGCAGACATGGTGCTTTATATTGCATTATTTGTAGTGAAGCTTTAAAAGTACATACTTTAGCAGCTGTACAAGTGACAAGTTTTTCACCCAAATTTGAAAGTTGAAATGGAGTCAGCCTCAAttgacaggtaatttgttccagagaaaagGTGCTCTGAGTCTCAATCAGGCTAGTCATTTTCTGGAAGGAAACAAAATTGGCTTCATTGGTCTGACCGGCCTCCAACAGTATGACATGATTACGAGTGTTTTCATATGTAGACGGTActagtaggctacttattttaTGAAAAAACATTGGCTTTCATGGATGACCCAAGAGGACCCCAAAGGGTGATCAAAGCATCTGAAGCACCTTCGTTAAGTACAAAGATGAAACCGATGGAAAAAACAAAAGCACAAGTTTACTATTACATTTACATCATAGAAAGTAAAAGGCAATTTACTGTTGGGCTTCGCATTCCCTTGATTTAAAGTGCAGTGATTGAATGTAGTGTACAAATACTACAGAGCTGCGTTCTTCAGTTTGAGAGGTGTGTTCAGCCACTGCATGTTCTGATTTTTCTTGATGTGGCTTTCAACTGGAGAGATGGTCAACAAGGCAGTTCCAGAGGGGTTCACCTTCACTACTACCCTGCTGTCAGGGGTCAGTACCCCCAGCTCCTTGTAGCTGGGCAGAACCTGTGTGACGTTACACTTGGGGTGACAGATCTTCCAGCTTGGCAGTAAGACTGGGTTAAAACCCTGTGGACCGCCAATCTCCTGCCTGTTCCATACAGCCAGAGCCAGTCTTCCTCTGGACAAGGGCCTCTCCCACACCTCCAGACTGTTCGACTTTGAAAACAGTACAGTGGAAACAGTTAGGCTGCGTCTATTCGCAAACATTACTGTAACCTGAAGTTTGGTGCAGTCAGGCCTACCTTGATGGAGCGGTAACCTTGCCTGCCAAGTGGGTCCTGGCTAATGGCAATGATGTGGTGGTTCTGTAGCAGCTCCTTGGACCTGGGGCAGATGTCTCTCAGGTCATTGGACATCAGCAGAGGAGCAGCCATGATGGCCCACATCGCCATCTGGGACTCCTGTTGAGCATGACTCAGCCCGAAGTTACCGATCACAAGCTGGAGGCAAAATGATATTCTTACTACCACAAGGACGTTCTAGAGAAGCAGTACCAATAATTCCAGTTCACCTGTACTCACACTTGTTACAAATGACATAATGACTGAAACTTGATTGTCTATACCAGATTTTCACATCAAACCTTATATCAAAGCGTTGCTTTAGTTTGCTTGTGAAACAGTAGTCATGTGATGTGGGACCTGATAACCCCATGATGTCATGAGTTGTCGAGCATGTCATTGCTCCTCATCAGGTCACGTGTCATTTACCAGACTCTGGTGGGTCACCAGAGCAGAACAGTACTGAGATGTGGTCACAGTACCATGTCAGGGTCATTCCAGCCCCCAGGGCCGGCCGAGGGCACAATGATGTCCTGATGATCAGCTGACCAGTCCAAGATGGACTTCACACTGGACCAAGAGTCGTAGATGTCTGCAGAGTTGCGCCAGTGGTTACACGCCTCCCGAATGGCTGTGTAGTTAGGCTGCAATCACAAAATATATCCAAATGTTGATCTTGCATCCATTAATAATTCATGTGTAATGTATGGTGTTGTGTGTTCACTATAGAGGCCAAGATGGTGGAAAGGCCTGGATTTTTTGTATTTGTTACCTGTTTATACGACCACTCATACAGTGGCCACTCACAGGAATACAGGATGCTGTTCCCAGTTTTGTTCAAAGCTTTTGACATGTTCCTGTAGcctgaagaaaaaaacatttgatttgaCTGTGGGTTAGACCGTAGTTTCAGAAATTAACTTTCAAATattactagagagggtacaatttctggggaaattgtagggtgtgcttgcttgcgtcggttgcacaggggtccgtttttgaatgacatttttacaactgatttctgtatattttatatgaaaatgcatacaaaaaagcatttttttttgtgctctcgccgaaggcttgagcacacccaaatataatgAATCAACCCCGCAGACTTTCAGTGAGTCTCACCCTCTCCCAGTAAAGTCCAGTCCATGTAGCAGCCGTCAAATTTGAGAAGATCCACACCCCAGTCTGCAAAGGTCTGAGCATCTGTATCATAGTGGCCAAGACTCCCAGGGTAGCCTGCACACGTGCTGGTGCCCACATCTGCATAGATGCCCAACTTCAGACCTTTAGAATGGACCTTTGAACATAAACATAAGTAAATGAAAGTTCAAATTGAAAGTCTCATACTTTACGTTTCCTGCTCTGTGGAATTGTATGGAAGGAAGTTGGTTTTAATTGCAGTAGCACACTACCACCAGTAGGTGGAGATATTGTATCATAATGTTTTCATGGTGCATGAGACTAAAGTGACTATTTATTCAACTGTTTCCTCTTGATGTGTGACACTTGTTTGGACAGAATATTACTACTTTACTCAGTCTTGACAGGTGATAATATTACCTGTTTAATATGAATAAGTGTACACCAGaagcgttgttagacataaaactactGGGGAACAGGCCCctaattcatatccctttttttctttcaagcttgctgcacacaatgcactactaggctatagaaactccccttgcttaacccactatacaacagttcagggaggcaagtttgatatcaactttggcagggacatcaatagttaatgcgaacACATATGtttttcgcattcatttgagcgcaaataggcctactgtttttttgagcttcatgtaatattgtttttatgttttagtcaaaataagatgatcggtaggcctatcatttagaaactatctttagttttggaaagtttcttagcctacctcaattctgacttgtgtgccaagTCTGACGCCTGggaggtattccagaaagcaggttatgtgacatatCCGGGTAAGTTAACGCCCCAGCTGACAaccagcgttgtagcaacattgctagtaggttgctgcaacattgtgaatcacctggtgggttaacttacccggtcatgttgcataacctgctttctggaatacacccctggacttctgtgtccgtgctgcagtggctatttggcaaactCAGAAGAGCgggctgacatggaattctgcatgcATATAGGTTTGggttttcggttaaacacttttacaagcgttgattgggatactgcatacattttttttccaggattatcaatctaaattaatgcactgactaataaagtaaattgttaaaactcaaacttttgatcttactggggcacagcagatttatactggggcacgtgccccagtaaaaagggtctaacgacaccCCTggtgttagatgtttttgtgttAGATGGaaaatcttaacccttgtgttatcttcgggtcattctgacccatcagtcattgtgacccaccgttgtattgcgacaactttaccgcatttaaaaacaaagtgaagcattttcttttaaccggtgggctgtctcagaccccccaaattgcgaaggttaaaagaaaattattttaatttgtttttgtattgggtaaaattgagtaaacacaacgatggttcgttatgaacctttgggtcatgtgacccgaaggcagcacaagggttaaaaaacgtCATCATGGCAACATGGTCATGGCATCATGCAGGTGTAGGGCAGCTCTATATGTGAATAAGGAGTTTGATGCTGCTATTCTGTATACTCACATAGTCAGCTAGCTTTGAGATGCCCCCTGGGAACCTCTTGGGGTCTGCTTGCAGGCGTCCATTGGCGTCACGTTGCTTAGAAGGCCAGCAGTCATCTATGCAGACATACTcatacccagcctctctccaacCTTCCTTCACCATCACATCTGCCATCTGCATGTACAGCCGCTCACTGCCAGCGCAAGAGGCACAAGCAGTTAAAATAGTTCCTCAAAATGGTATTGTCATTTTCTGGTCATGGGCCTAAAACAGTAGTAGGAGttatcatttttatttattgtaggTCAGTAATTAGTGTTCAGGCAGGGCAACCACAAGAACCTGTGGCCAACATGATGCGTTTATATCTTGGATTTTACACAGGGGGGAATTGTTTTGAGATGCTGCTGTCAGATTCTTACCTGATGCAATTGTTAGGGTCCGTGTCACAGTCAACATTACACATGAATCTTTCCCAATGAAGCCAGCCCATTGTCGGTGTCAGTGCGAGCCCATTGTCCAGCGAATTAACTAGTTGTTGACTCATGATACATATGGTTATTGTCAACAGAGAAAATCCAACAGAACCCATTTTCGAAAGATAATCTCACAGCAAAAACAAAATATCTGACAGCTATCGTTGATTAACAAAGTg is part of the Osmerus eperlanus chromosome 13, fOsmEpe2.1, whole genome shotgun sequence genome and harbors:
- the rpl36a gene encoding large ribosomal subunit protein eL42 encodes the protein MFSLRRGPYQGVLPNSSFLFRLHRVAAMVNVPKTRRTYCKKCKKHQPHKVTQYKKGKDSLYAQGKRRYDRKQSGYGGQTKPIFRKKAKTTKKIVLRLECVEPNCRSKRMLAIKRCKHFELGGDKKRKGQVIQF
- the gla gene encoding alpha-galactosidase A isoform X2; translation: MGSVGFSLLTITICIMSQQLVNSLDNGLALTPTMGWLHWERFMCNVDCDTDPNNCISERLYMQMADVMVKEGWREAGYEYVCIDDCWPSKQRDANGRLQADPKRFPGGISKLADYVHSKGLKLGIYADVGTSTCAGYPGSLGHYDTDAQTFADWGVDLLKFDGCYMDWTLLGEGYRNMSKALNKTGNSILYSCEWPLYEWSYKQPNYTAIREACNHWRNSADIYDSWSSVKSILDWSADHQDIIVPSAGPGGWNDPDMLVIGNFGLSHAQQESQMAMWAIMAAPLLMSNDLRDICPRSKELLQNHHIIAISQDPLGRQGYRSIKSNSLEVWERPLSRGRLALAVWNRQEIGGPQGFNPVLLPSWKICHPKCNVTQVLPSYKELGVLTPDSRVVVKVNPSGTALLTISPVDTPLKLKNAAL
- the gla gene encoding alpha-galactosidase A isoform X1 — translated: MGSVGFSLLTITICIMSQQLVNSLDNGLALTPTMGWLHWERFMCNVDCDTDPNNCISERLYMQMADVMVKEGWREAGYEYVCIDDCWPSKQRDANGRLQADPKRFPGGISKLADYVHSKGLKLGIYADVGTSTCAGYPGSLGHYDTDAQTFADWGVDLLKFDGCYMDWTLLGEGYRNMSKALNKTGNSILYSCEWPLYEWSYKQPNYTAIREACNHWRNSADIYDSWSSVKSILDWSADHQDIIVPSAGPGGWNDPDMLVIGNFGLSHAQQESQMAMWAIMAAPLLMSNDLRDICPRSKELLQNHHIIAISQDPLGRQGYRSIKSNSLEVWERPLSRGRLALAVWNRQEIGGPQGFNPVLLPSWKICHPKCNVTQVLPSYKELGVLTPDSRVVVKVNPSGTALLTISPVESHIKKNQNMQWLNTPLKLKNAAL